One window from the genome of Blastopirellula retiformator encodes:
- a CDS encoding exosortase/archaeosortase family protein, giving the protein MNRLLKPLARVERFRDSDHDVRPPGGVQARLEGPAFLSVIIGIAVVLLWSYAGSFYSLGQRWLSEPDYSHGFVVPLFSIFLLWRRKELLTLTPTVSPSAVLTGCLLVVLAGLMRWVGIYQQFDLLGPASLLPALMGVCLVIGGWSWGKWCWPAVFFLLFMIPLPGFISGQLSHPLQRIGTILSTFSLQTLGIPAIARGNVIYLTEARIGVVEACSGLRMLNVFFAITIGASLILKRPLWERAVLVLSAPLIGVVTNVMRITITGIAHEFFSRELADHLFHDLAGLLMMPIAIGLLIVEAWLLKRLWLEEEVDAKVDLGFGDRKRLHASEAT; this is encoded by the coding sequence ATGAATAGACTGTTAAAACCGCTCGCAAGAGTCGAGCGTTTTCGAGATTCCGATCACGATGTGCGACCGCCGGGCGGCGTGCAAGCGAGGTTGGAAGGTCCGGCGTTTCTATCGGTAATTATCGGTATCGCAGTCGTTCTGCTTTGGTCTTATGCAGGATCTTTTTACAGCTTGGGCCAACGCTGGCTGAGCGAGCCCGATTATTCGCACGGTTTCGTCGTCCCCCTCTTTTCGATTTTCTTGCTGTGGCGTCGTAAAGAATTGCTGACGCTGACGCCTACCGTTTCGCCGAGCGCCGTGCTGACCGGATGCCTGTTGGTGGTGCTCGCTGGGCTGATGCGATGGGTCGGCATCTATCAACAGTTTGACTTGCTTGGTCCCGCTTCGCTGTTGCCGGCGCTGATGGGCGTCTGCCTGGTGATCGGCGGGTGGTCTTGGGGCAAATGGTGTTGGCCGGCGGTTTTCTTTCTGCTGTTCATGATTCCGCTGCCAGGTTTCATTTCTGGCCAGCTCAGTCATCCGTTGCAGCGCATCGGCACGATACTCAGCACGTTCTCTTTGCAGACGCTAGGCATCCCCGCCATTGCCCGCGGCAACGTCATTTACTTGACCGAAGCGCGGATCGGCGTGGTCGAAGCTTGCAGCGGTTTGCGAATGCTTAACGTCTTCTTCGCGATAACGATCGGGGCTTCCCTTATTCTGAAGCGTCCGCTGTGGGAAAGAGCGGTGCTCGTGTTGAGCGCTCCTTTGATCGGAGTCGTCACCAACGTGATGCGCATCACGATCACCGGCATTGCCCATGAATTTTTCAGTCGCGAGTTGGCCGACCACTTGTTTCATGATCTGGCCGGCCTGCTGATGATGCCAATCGCCATCGGCCTGTTGATCGTCGAAGCTTGGCTGCTCAAGCGACTCTGGCTTGAGGAAGAGGTGGATGCCAAGGTCGATTTAGGGTTTGGCGATCGTAAACGACTACACGCGAGCGAAGCGACCTGA
- a CDS encoding tetratricopeptide repeat protein has product MRSINYRLLLILLAGLAVASLAVYGLNAYQVARQSDAYLQHAKDAQDAGNSAEAIDHLSRYLEVAPDDTEAMQKLGELLAQSGRWNEAFGVLEQTLRRDPDRISARQHLAEASLALGRFSDAKEQLEQIIAASADDSETHLLLSACYSANGEWRSAAAACEDAIQIDGANVVAYQQLAALQRLRLDDPAGSESTIDRVVADNPENADALVLRGSWRLQYRESEATQAAVTKTAAEGAVGADAVLTQASADAQQATQRDPNNVDAIRLAASVALARRDFKAARKLADQAIKVAPLSAGSYLLLAQIEAAAENPAEASKWLKKAIQCDAGNPALVWALGNSLLDHEAIAEAEKVIQSLHDADYEPARTRFLDARVAIAKRQWRDAVNILDQCLPGLIESPEIAKQGYHLQANGYRQLRRAELEVTALKKVISIDPNWLQPRRELAVALAKLGRSDEAADHMRRIASAPGSEQDQATAQIRQQIDDLAQRSAGDEQWEALHRKLDQQIKEADAPILRILKAQACLRRNDLNAAEQVLQQAQVDFPQHQELWLSSLLLAMQTEQWEEVDRLLIAARQAIGTPLPLRLMHARAIARRDQLEGREELLELAVAPDEYKPQEKLALLVGVSEMLRQVGGTDEARRLLEAAGQLAPTNLSIRLSLFDLAFRQKDLSAMESALQDVKKIDGDGPYWKYGEALRLSMMSSLEKQPERLDEAETLLLQAREQLSTLRQIPLLLARIAESKGKSSAAANYYLEAFEAGEREPNVIERLLATLSQSPRSGEFENVVGKLQQEGVPLTEAMNRIIAENSLLRGDLADAIQRARVLAKTTDGFREHLWLGQALARNGQVDEALAAVDRAIELAPQEPEARVAKIKLLQAAGRKEAFLKAVADRDSAEASLAESIAIAQAYFTLEGPEAAKQEFAKLLQDHPNSAETLQAAIQFQLQVGDRDQAKTQLQKLVSLDSPPLELQLWGRRNLASLAAASGTRDGVEEAKALLQENLRNSADPADKFAMAHVLAAAQDPQSRTEAISTLTSAALQSPLPPEERYLLANLYFADAQLEEGAELMRALIADAPENPEFIRRFVQELILQDQTSEAELWLNRLIHLAPGHLATVRLEASLLAKRKAPTDLTSRLVEFASNPPPQLPNKEVERRWNIGAGSLLDEYIAKMRLQNADAELTDRLADLSRQIWRDTLGENAESDLMWGLQEARRGDVGAAIRWLQTAPDNTPAGQLAVIGSTITSSGLATDAQLRQLDAATQQANAAETTSIELAILQADLKGRLGQTASAIDIYRQVLAADGKNVVALNNLAALLAMQGEHGKEALQHIDKAIELSGPNVNFLDTRAMALIALEQYQDAAAEASRSIAYRPSAANLFHLAWAQLELEQGEKAKQTFAEAIQRGLSPAQLHPLEIPAFNRLQEAE; this is encoded by the coding sequence ATGCGTTCTATTAACTATCGACTTCTCTTGATCTTGCTGGCGGGACTCGCAGTCGCATCGCTGGCCGTTTATGGTTTAAACGCGTACCAGGTCGCGCGTCAATCCGACGCTTATCTGCAGCATGCCAAAGATGCTCAGGACGCTGGCAATTCAGCCGAGGCGATCGATCACCTCTCCCGGTATCTCGAGGTTGCGCCGGACGACACCGAGGCGATGCAGAAACTGGGAGAGTTGCTCGCCCAATCAGGTCGCTGGAACGAAGCTTTTGGGGTCTTGGAGCAAACGCTGCGTCGCGACCCCGATCGGATTTCCGCCCGCCAACATCTGGCCGAAGCGTCACTCGCCCTGGGGCGGTTTTCGGATGCGAAGGAACAACTCGAACAGATCATCGCCGCTTCCGCCGACGATTCGGAAACGCATTTGCTGCTCTCGGCCTGTTACAGCGCCAATGGGGAATGGCGATCCGCCGCGGCGGCCTGCGAAGATGCGATTCAGATCGACGGGGCCAACGTCGTCGCCTATCAACAACTCGCTGCCCTGCAGCGTTTGCGGCTCGACGATCCAGCCGGCAGCGAATCGACCATCGATCGGGTCGTCGCCGACAATCCCGAAAACGCGGACGCCCTGGTGCTGCGCGGCTCTTGGCGGTTGCAGTATCGTGAATCCGAGGCGACGCAGGCGGCGGTGACGAAGACCGCGGCGGAGGGAGCCGTTGGCGCCGACGCGGTGCTGACCCAGGCGAGCGCCGACGCCCAACAGGCGACCCAACGAGATCCCAACAACGTCGACGCCATTCGCCTGGCCGCCTCGGTGGCGCTGGCAAGACGTGATTTTAAAGCGGCCCGAAAATTGGCCGATCAGGCGATCAAAGTCGCCCCGCTCTCGGCCGGTTCGTATCTGCTGTTGGCTCAGATCGAGGCCGCCGCCGAAAACCCCGCCGAGGCCTCGAAGTGGCTGAAAAAAGCGATCCAGTGCGACGCAGGCAACCCGGCCCTGGTTTGGGCGCTGGGCAACTCGCTGCTCGACCACGAAGCGATTGCAGAAGCCGAAAAAGTGATTCAGTCGCTGCATGACGCCGATTACGAACCGGCTCGCACCCGCTTCTTGGATGCGCGGGTTGCGATCGCGAAGCGACAATGGCGCGACGCGGTGAACATCCTCGACCAGTGCCTGCCGGGGCTGATCGAATCGCCCGAGATCGCCAAACAGGGCTACCATCTGCAGGCCAACGGCTACCGCCAGTTGCGCCGCGCTGAACTGGAAGTCACCGCCCTCAAGAAGGTGATCTCCATCGACCCGAACTGGCTACAGCCGCGCCGAGAACTGGCCGTCGCCCTTGCCAAGCTGGGGCGTTCGGACGAAGCGGCCGATCACATGCGGCGGATCGCCTCGGCGCCAGGCTCTGAACAAGACCAGGCGACCGCCCAGATCCGCCAACAGATCGACGACCTGGCGCAGCGGAGCGCTGGTGACGAACAATGGGAGGCCCTACATCGCAAATTGGACCAGCAAATCAAGGAAGCGGACGCCCCGATTCTGCGCATTTTGAAAGCGCAAGCCTGTTTGCGACGCAACGATCTGAATGCGGCGGAGCAGGTCTTGCAGCAAGCTCAAGTCGATTTCCCACAGCACCAAGAGCTGTGGCTTAGTTCGCTGCTGTTGGCGATGCAAACCGAGCAATGGGAAGAGGTCGATCGCTTGCTGATCGCCGCCCGTCAGGCGATCGGAACCCCCTTGCCATTGCGATTAATGCACGCGCGAGCGATCGCCCGACGTGACCAGTTGGAAGGACGTGAAGAGTTGCTCGAACTGGCCGTGGCGCCAGATGAATACAAACCGCAGGAAAAGCTCGCGCTGTTGGTCGGCGTCAGCGAAATGCTGCGGCAGGTTGGCGGAACCGACGAAGCGCGGCGTCTGCTGGAAGCGGCCGGTCAACTGGCGCCAACCAACCTGTCGATTCGACTGTCGCTGTTCGATCTCGCCTTTCGACAAAAGGATCTCAGCGCCATGGAATCGGCGCTGCAAGACGTCAAGAAGATCGATGGGGACGGCCCCTATTGGAAGTATGGCGAGGCGCTCCGCCTGTCGATGATGTCGAGCTTGGAGAAACAGCCGGAACGGTTGGACGAGGCGGAGACGCTGCTCTTGCAAGCCCGCGAACAGCTGTCGACCCTGCGTCAAATTCCGCTGCTGCTGGCTCGAATTGCCGAAAGCAAAGGAAAGTCGTCGGCCGCCGCCAACTACTATCTGGAGGCCTTCGAGGCCGGAGAGCGTGAACCCAACGTCATCGAACGCCTGTTGGCCACACTGTCGCAGTCGCCACGAAGTGGGGAGTTTGAAAACGTTGTCGGCAAACTGCAGCAAGAAGGAGTCCCCCTGACCGAGGCGATGAACCGAATCATCGCCGAAAACAGCTTGCTTCGCGGCGATCTTGCTGACGCGATTCAGCGTGCTCGCGTCTTGGCGAAAACGACCGACGGCTTCCGAGAGCATCTCTGGCTCGGTCAAGCTCTTGCCCGCAACGGCCAAGTCGACGAAGCGCTTGCCGCCGTCGATCGGGCGATCGAACTGGCTCCGCAAGAGCCGGAAGCGCGGGTCGCAAAAATTAAACTGTTGCAAGCTGCCGGTCGCAAGGAAGCGTTTCTTAAGGCGGTCGCGGATCGGGATTCCGCCGAAGCCTCGCTGGCAGAGTCGATCGCCATTGCCCAGGCTTATTTCACGCTGGAAGGCCCCGAGGCGGCCAAACAAGAGTTCGCAAAACTCCTGCAGGATCACCCCAACAGCGCCGAAACGCTCCAGGCCGCGATTCAATTTCAGCTCCAAGTTGGCGATCGCGACCAGGCGAAGACCCAGCTTCAGAAATTGGTGAGCCTTGATTCGCCCCCGCTCGAACTACAGCTTTGGGGACGACGAAACCTCGCATCGCTGGCCGCCGCGAGCGGAACGCGGGATGGCGTGGAAGAAGCGAAGGCCTTGTTGCAGGAGAACCTACGCAACAGCGCTGATCCGGCGGACAAGTTCGCCATGGCACACGTGCTCGCCGCGGCACAGGATCCTCAGTCGCGGACCGAGGCGATCTCCACCTTGACCTCGGCCGCGCTACAAAGTCCCTTGCCGCCGGAAGAGCGATATCTGCTGGCGAACCTTTATTTCGCCGACGCCCAGTTGGAAGAAGGCGCCGAACTCATGCGGGCCTTGATTGCTGACGCGCCGGAAAACCCCGAGTTTATTCGCCGTTTCGTCCAAGAGCTGATTCTGCAGGATCAAACGAGCGAAGCGGAACTTTGGCTGAACCGACTGATCCATTTGGCGCCGGGCCATCTGGCGACGGTCCGTTTGGAGGCCTCTTTGCTGGCCAAGCGAAAGGCGCCGACCGACCTGACGTCACGCCTGGTCGAATTTGCGTCCAACCCGCCTCCACAACTTCCCAACAAAGAGGTGGAGCGGCGGTGGAATATCGGCGCCGGGTCGCTCCTCGACGAGTACATCGCGAAAATGCGGCTTCAAAATGCAGACGCCGAGTTAACGGATCGCTTAGCCGACCTCTCGCGACAAATTTGGCGAGATACGCTCGGAGAAAACGCAGAGAGCGATCTCATGTGGGGCCTGCAAGAGGCCCGCCGCGGCGATGTCGGCGCCGCTATCCGCTGGTTGCAAACTGCGCCCGACAACACGCCCGCCGGCCAGCTGGCGGTAATTGGCAGCACCATCACCTCGTCAGGCCTGGCCACCGATGCGCAATTGCGCCAGTTAGATGCAGCGACGCAGCAGGCCAACGCCGCCGAGACAACTTCGATCGAATTAGCGATTCTGCAAGCTGACCTGAAAGGACGCCTGGGTCAAACTGCGTCGGCGATTGACATTTATCGCCAGGTGTTGGCCGCAGACGGGAAGAACGTCGTTGCGCTGAACAACTTGGCGGCGCTGCTCGCCATGCAAGGCGAGCATGGTAAAGAAGCGCTGCAGCATATCGACAAGGCAATCGAACTCTCGGGGCCGAACGTCAATTTCCTCGATACCCGGGCGATGGCGCTGATTGCTCTGGAGCAGTACCAAGACGCAGCCGCCGAGGCGAGCCGATCGATCGCCTACCGCCCTTCCGCCGCTAACTTGTTCCACCTGGCTTGGGCCCAGTTGGAACTGGAGCAAGGGGAAAAGGCGAAGCAAACGTTTGCGGAAGCGATCCAGCGAGGACTGTCGCCAGCGCAATTGCATCCTCTCGAGATCCCCGCATTCAACCGTCTGCAGGAAGCTGAGTAG
- a CDS encoding PEP-CTERM sorting domain-containing protein (PEP-CTERM proteins occur, often in large numbers, in the proteomes of bacteria that also encode an exosortase, a predicted intramembrane cysteine proteinase. The presence of a PEP-CTERM domain at a protein's C-terminus predicts cleavage within the sorting domain, followed by covalent anchoring to some some component of the (usually Gram-negative) cell surface. Many PEP-CTERM proteins exhibit an unusual sequence composition that includes large numbers of potential glycosylation sites. Expression of one such protein has been shown restore the ability of a bacterium to form floc, a type of biofilm.), which yields MSLIDPGLSGSTQYDEWTNTGLIGASNPGFPGFPGSGAWPSPIGSDAVGSGDATLNKTANGSGGGPFPSGSSMYFGGFSSAINNDGGTLQVADATPVANLQTVSFQVQIGEAWTYDFFDDILPTLSYNGGSQDLAATTSLLLEQYDNGTVTMPSGEETVYINTYLLTWDLSSIIGTISDFAIDFTGVQHATLFTLRLDQSDQPVATPEPGSLALLLGGIPAAIWCLRRRRNANAELAA from the coding sequence ATGTCCCTGATCGATCCAGGCCTTTCTGGTTCGACGCAATACGATGAGTGGACGAATACGGGTTTGATTGGCGCTTCCAATCCGGGATTCCCGGGTTTCCCTGGCAGCGGCGCCTGGCCCAGTCCGATTGGCTCCGACGCCGTCGGCTCTGGCGATGCAACGCTCAACAAAACCGCCAATGGCTCTGGCGGCGGTCCCTTTCCCTCAGGCAGCAGCATGTATTTCGGCGGCTTCAGTTCCGCGATCAACAACGATGGGGGAACCTTGCAAGTCGCCGATGCGACTCCTGTCGCCAATCTGCAGACCGTTAGCTTTCAGGTTCAGATCGGCGAAGCCTGGACTTACGACTTCTTTGACGACATCCTTCCGACGTTGAGCTACAACGGCGGATCACAGGATTTGGCCGCGACGACATCGCTATTGCTGGAGCAATACGACAACGGAACTGTCACCATGCCCTCAGGCGAAGAGACGGTGTATATCAACACCTATCTACTGACGTGGGACCTCAGTTCGATCATTGGCACGATTTCTGATTTCGCCATCGACTTTACCGGCGTTCAGCACGCAACGCTCTTCACGCTTCGCTTGGATCAGTCGGATCAACCGGTTGCAACGCCAGAACCAGGAAGTCTCGCTCTTCTGTTGGGCGGGATTCCGGCAGCCATTTGGTGCCTGCGTCGTCGCCGCAATGCAAACGCCGAACTTGCGGCCTAG
- a CDS encoding DUF1559 domain-containing protein, with protein MTSPTRRIRTGFTLVELLVVIAIIGILLGLLLPAVQQAREAARQVQCRNNLKQMGLALHNFHDTYGMLPHMYKFGPSSGTPGCTAARSPLALLLPFLEQPGYDENPDIRTQSIAAYLCASDTPPQGAAATYCSYGINCGSNNYAWSWNCDGADASSYYCVYFPADHLQFDGIVDPASGCSMRGGGRTIRFADITDGLSNTLALGERWGQVIDADTKEPITTGVGYATWPDTYATYATLATNRLNNHYGGDDLPIWASYLASFRSDHPGGAMFALADGSVRFITEEINRDATSGFQYPVGTGAGSRGAVNPNQAGLLLKSLATRSGGEVVEF; from the coding sequence ATGACCTCTCCTACCCGACGAATTCGCACCGGCTTCACGCTGGTGGAATTGTTGGTCGTCATTGCGATCATCGGCATTTTGCTGGGCCTGCTATTGCCGGCCGTACAGCAGGCCCGCGAAGCGGCGCGCCAGGTTCAATGCCGAAACAATTTGAAGCAAATGGGACTGGCACTCCATAATTTTCACGATACGTATGGCATGCTGCCGCATATGTACAAGTTCGGCCCGTCCAGCGGAACGCCTGGATGTACTGCCGCGCGATCGCCTTTGGCGCTACTGTTGCCATTCTTAGAGCAGCCCGGCTACGACGAGAATCCGGACATTCGGACTCAGTCGATCGCCGCCTACCTCTGCGCTTCCGACACGCCGCCCCAAGGGGCCGCGGCCACCTATTGTTCCTATGGAATCAACTGCGGGAGCAATAACTACGCTTGGAGCTGGAACTGCGACGGCGCCGACGCGTCGTCCTACTACTGCGTCTATTTTCCGGCGGACCACCTGCAGTTTGACGGCATCGTTGATCCAGCCAGCGGTTGCTCGATGCGCGGCGGGGGTCGGACCATTCGCTTCGCCGATATCACCGACGGACTTTCAAATACGTTAGCGCTGGGCGAACGGTGGGGCCAGGTAATCGACGCCGACACGAAGGAGCCAATCACGACCGGCGTTGGCTACGCGACATGGCCCGACACCTACGCGACCTATGCGACGCTGGCGACCAATCGTCTTAACAATCACTACGGCGGCGATGATTTGCCGATATGGGCTAGCTACCTCGCCTCGTTTCGCTCGGATCATCCGGGCGGAGCGATGTTTGCCTTGGCCGATGGTTCGGTCCGTTTCATCACCGAGGAAATCAATCGTGATGCGACTTCGGGCTTCCAATATCCAGTCGGAACGGGCGCCGGATCACGTGGGGCGGTAAATCCCAACCAAGCCGGTTTGCTGTTGAAGTCGTTGGCGACGAGATCTGGGGGGGAAGTCGTTGAGTTCTAA
- a CDS encoding PEP-CTERM sorting domain-containing protein, translated as MAVIAVAMSATAHADTMPVPLSIVSGADLTSGVTMTGSNGNSLAVAKLGSTMDSDFYMSFTLDASYLGTMGDNDFVTLWMNNTGTFNPGFTDPTIGLKGNEGGSGTNDLMLRLSGTGGTFANYDLDTEGGTVTILSKLSKTGGTLFDQMEMWVFGGINTSPLADLVTLAGTADAYASTSVGGSLSEIGYVGLRSANLSGGDMVTVDNVQFAAVVPEPGTWAMLGMGSLVGLALFFRKRQTALAA; from the coding sequence ATGGCGGTTATCGCCGTGGCAATGAGTGCGACCGCTCATGCCGACACGATGCCAGTCCCGTTGTCGATCGTTTCGGGCGCCGACCTGACCTCCGGCGTTACGATGACCGGAAGCAATGGCAACTCGTTGGCCGTTGCGAAACTCGGTTCCACGATGGACAGCGACTTCTACATGAGCTTCACGTTGGATGCGTCCTACTTGGGAACGATGGGCGACAATGACTTCGTCACCCTGTGGATGAACAACACCGGAACCTTCAACCCTGGCTTTACCGATCCGACCATCGGCCTGAAGGGAAACGAAGGGGGCTCGGGAACAAATGACCTGATGCTTCGCCTATCAGGCACCGGTGGAACCTTCGCCAACTACGATCTCGACACCGAAGGGGGTACGGTCACGATCCTCAGCAAGCTCTCCAAGACCGGCGGCACGCTGTTCGACCAGATGGAGATGTGGGTCTTCGGCGGCATCAACACCAGCCCGTTGGCCGACCTGGTCACTTTGGCCGGTACGGCCGACGCTTACGCCAGCACCAGCGTGGGCGGCAGCCTCAGCGAAATCGGCTATGTCGGTCTTCGCAGTGCGAACCTGTCGGGCGGCGACATGGTCACCGTCGACAATGTGCAGTTCGCCGCTGTCGTGCCGGAACCCGGTACCTGGGCGATGTTGGGCATGGGTAGCCTGGTTGGCTTGGCCCTGTTCTTCCGCAAGCGTCAGACGGCGCTGGCCGCCTAG